The Rhodopseudomonas julia DNA segment CTTTGACAAACTCGAGCCGCTGCTAGCCCCAATACTAAAGGCAGCCGACTCCGATGAAGCATTGGAGATGGCGGTGGTGGCACACGGAACGGCCCGCGCCGCTCAATTACTAGGCCAGCAGTTCGACTTGCTAATCACCAATGTGCCATACCTTTCCAGCGGAAAACAACACACCCGCATCCAGGCCTACATAGAGAAGCATTTTCCAAAAGCTGGGCCAGACATCGCCACAGCCTTTATTCTGAGGATGCTTCAGCACATCACCGTCACTGGATCAGTGGGTGTAGTGAGCCCGTGGGGGTGGTTCTACAAGGATGGCTACAAGGATTTACGGAAGGAAATTTTGAGCAACAAGACTCTCAATCTTTCAGCCATCCTCGGAAGTCGGGCTTTTGAGCAAATTTCTGGAGAGGAAGTAAGCGTTACCCTCACTGTGCTGGATGGGAATTCTTACCGCCGTGAGAAGGCCATCTTTATTGATGCTAGTGCGTCAATGCCTGGAGAGAAGCCGATTTCAATTATGAACTCCGAGCCAATCTGGTGGAACCTTTCAGGGGGAGGCAGCGCCAACAAATATCTTATTTCTGCAAAGGCGGCGACTTCGGGAATCCTGGCCGAGCGAGTCAGGTATGCCAATGGGATCCAGACCTCTGACTATCCAAGGTGTGTTTTAAAGTTTTGGGAGACAAATCCAGAACGTCCATACTGGGAGTTCATGCAGTCCACAACTCGGGTGAACAAACCCGACGCTGGCCTGGAAAACATACTTCGATGGGAAGATGGGGAAGGCGAGCTACACAGTTTTTTGCCCTCAGTTATCAGGGGGCAGAACGTCTGGGGCAAGGCCGGCGTGGCAATAAGCGCGACCGGTGAGCTAAAGGCTTCTCTTTATCGCGGGCAAATGTACGATGAGAGCCTTGTAGCACTTATTCCGGTTGACGATCGAGATCTTCCCGCTCTTTGGGCTCTGTGCTCAAGCGACCAGTTCAACAATTTAGTCAGGCAAATCGACTCTGGCCGGAAGGTGCGATCTGGGCTTGTAAAAATACAATTTGATCGCGACCAATGGAACAAAGTTGCCCAAGAGAAGTTTTCAAAGGTTTTGCCGCGGCCGGACACCGACGATCCAACGCAGTGGATTTTTGATGGCGATCCAAAGAAATGCGTAGTGCCATTGCAGGTGGCCACCGCTCGCTTGGTTGGCTACCAATGGCCCAGACAGATTGGCATCGAATTTCCAGATTGCCGAACCGTCAGCCCGGATGGTTTGGAGCAGCATAGCGATAGTGACGGCATCGCGTGCCTCACCGCACTAAAGGGCGAAGCGCAGGCACATGAACGTATTACTGCTTTGTTGGCTCAGTCCTTTGGAGGTAACTGGTCAGCCGCAAAACTCGCAAGACTTCTCTCCGACTCTGATTTTTCGGGAAGGACACTCGACGACTGGCTGCGCGACGGTTTCTTCGATCAGCACTGCGCCCTGTTCCAGCAGCGGCCGTTCATCTGGCACATCTGGGACGGTCGGCGCGATGGCTTCCATGCGCTGGTCAACTACCACCGCCTGGCCGCGCCGAACGGCGAGGGCCGGCGGACGCTCGAGAAGCTGATCTATTCATACCTCGGCGACTGGATCGACCGGCAGCGCGCCGATCAGAAGGCCAGTGTGGAAGGCGCCGACGCCCGCCTCGCCCATGCCGAGTATCTGCGCGACGAGCTGATCAAGATCCTCGAGGGCGAGCCGCCCTACGACATCTTCGTGCGCTGGAAGCCCCTTCACGAGCAGCCGATCGGCTGGGACCCGGACATCAACGACGGCGTCCGGATGAACATCCGCCCATTCATGACGGCACGCCCCCTCGGCGCCAAGGCCAAGGGTGCCTGCATCCTGCGCGCCACCCCGAAGATCAAGTGGGACAAGGACCGCGGCAAGGAACCGACCCGGGACAAGGACGACTACCCCTGGTTCTGGGGCTGGGACGAGACCAGCGTCGACTTCGCCGGCCGCGACAAGTTCGACGGCAACCGCTGGAACGACCTGCACTACAGCCGTGCGGTGAAGCAGGCCGCCCGCGACCGTCGCCGCGCGAAGTCCGGAGGGGCGTCGTGACTTCCTCTCCTCCCAATACGCTGGTCGATGCCATCGAAGGCTCGCTGAAGCAGGCCCTGCGATCCGCAGACGGCGTTGCGCCGCCGGTGGCGCTGCTGTGGACCGATGCCGACGGCCAATGGGCGCCGCTCATGCCCGCGCTCCAGAAGGCGTTGCCGCAGCTCTACGTCCTCGGTTCTTACGCGCCAGACGACCGCCACGGCCCGGTGATCTGGCTGCGGTGCATCGTCGACCGGACCCTGCCAGACGTATCTCCTTCCGAGGGCGTCGTTCCGATCCTCTACCTGCCGAGAGTCGGCCGGCAGGACCTGCGGGCGGCAGGCGACTGTCCGCCGGAGCTGCAACCGCTGATCGAACTCCAGTACCGCGGCGCCGTCTGGCATCAGCGGAATGGCCGCGACTGGAGCGTGGACGCGTTCCTGATGTCCGACGATGGCCTCGCGCTGGATGTGGCGCGCGACGCCCGCACGCGCGAGGCGATGCTGCGCTCCCTGCCGCTGCTGGCGGCGGAACCGTTGGCGGGCCTCCGCGGCCGTCGTCTCGAGGCCGATGATTTCGATCGCCTGGCAATCGGCGATCCCGTTCGCGATCTCCTGACCTGGCTCAGCGATACCGACGTATTTCAGTCGCGCTCGGACGCCGGCCGCTGGGCCACCTTTCGCGACGTCTGCGTCCGCCAGTTCGGCTTCGACGCCGATGCCGACGGGACACAAGCCGCAGCCGATGCGCTTCTGCATGGTGGCGGGAAGTGGGATGAGGTCTGGCAGCGCTTCTGTGACGCGCCAAAGCTCTACCCCGGTGTCTCCAGCGCCCTGCGTCAGGCCCGCCCCCGCGATCTCCTCGGCCTGGCAGACCATTCCCGCCGGCCAGGCCTCAATGAGGAGATGGAGGACAAGCTCTGCAAGGCGCTGGAAGCGGTCCTGTCGATGCCGCATGCGCAAGCCTGCGATAAGGTCGTCGCGCTCGACAAGGAGCACAGAGAGCGGAGAGGCTGGGTCTGGGCGCAGCTTGGAGAGAGCCCTTACGCGGTGGCACTTGAACCCCTCGGGCGGCTTGCGGCAGCGGCGAAGACCACTCTTGGCGGCGTGACGGTTGAAGCCATGGCGGCTGACTACGCCACGAGCGGATGGCATTGCGACCGGGCGGCCATGGAGGCTCTAGCCGCCACGAAGCCGGGCGCCACCAACGGATTGATCACCAAGGTAGCGCGCGCGCTCTACGAGCCTTGGCTCGACCGCTCCGCTCGTCGCTTTCAGGAGTTGATGTCTGCACCTAGCGTAGATCCTGCAAAACTGGTCTCGCCAGTAAAGTCCGAACGCGACACATGCGTGCTGTTCGCGGATGGCCTGCGCTTCG contains these protein-coding regions:
- a CDS encoding N-6 DNA methylase yields the protein MASLDRTLRKDLEKTVKQARRVAEAGARNAVAQLGVGDAESPKHLSSEERALRNRLRAHGRQLGDRRDTRTGAQETARLVQECAYEHWHRMLFARFLAETDLLIEPDSGVAITLDEVQELAREKATDWLPLASDYAERMLPQIFRNDDPVLQISLPPETRSEMEDLLKGLPKAVFEADDSLGWVYQFWQADKKEAVNKSEVKIGADELPAVTQLFTEDYMVLFLLHNTLGAWWAGKVFAGNPALAASASSEDELRAACKVGDIEWGYLRFVRETGEDGAEGAWRPAAGTFDGWPEAAKDLTVLDPCMGSGHFLVFALPILVAFRMAEEGLAERAAIDAVLLDNLFGLEIDPRCTQIAAFNLAFAAWRRTGFHPLPPLNLACSGLAIGVTKAEWLKLAEKAVAAADPAAKRDLLGVEDNLLTHGLEERVKNGLEALYDLFATAPLLGSLIEPRGASADIFNEGFDKLEPLLAPILKAADSDEALEMAVVAHGTARAAQLLGQQFDLLITNVPYLSSGKQHTRIQAYIEKHFPKAGPDIATAFILRMLQHITVTGSVGVVSPWGWFYKDGYKDLRKEILSNKTLNLSAILGSRAFEQISGEEVSVTLTVLDGNSYRREKAIFIDASASMPGEKPISIMNSEPIWWNLSGGGSANKYLISAKAATSGILAERVRYANGIQTSDYPRCVLKFWETNPERPYWEFMQSTTRVNKPDAGLENILRWEDGEGELHSFLPSVIRGQNVWGKAGVAISATGELKASLYRGQMYDESLVALIPVDDRDLPALWALCSSDQFNNLVRQIDSGRKVRSGLVKIQFDRDQWNKVAQEKFSKVLPRPDTDDPTQWIFDGDPKKCVVPLQVATARLVGYQWPRQIGIEFPDCRTVSPDGLEQHSDSDGIACLTALKGEAQAHERITALLAQSFGGNWSAAKLARLLSDSDFSGRTLDDWLRDGFFDQHCALFQQRPFIWHIWDGRRDGFHALVNYHRLAAPNGEGRRTLEKLIYSYLGDWIDRQRADQKASVEGADARLAHAEYLRDELIKILEGEPPYDIFVRWKPLHEQPIGWDPDINDGVRMNIRPFMTARPLGAKAKGACILRATPKIKWDKDRGKEPTRDKDDYPWFWGWDETSVDFAGRDKFDGNRWNDLHYSRAVKQAARDRRRAKSGGAS
- the pglZ gene encoding BREX-1 system phosphatase PglZ type B, whose amino-acid sequence is MTSSPPNTLVDAIEGSLKQALRSADGVAPPVALLWTDADGQWAPLMPALQKALPQLYVLGSYAPDDRHGPVIWLRCIVDRTLPDVSPSEGVVPILYLPRVGRQDLRAAGDCPPELQPLIELQYRGAVWHQRNGRDWSVDAFLMSDDGLALDVARDARTREAMLRSLPLLAAEPLAGLRGRRLEADDFDRLAIGDPVRDLLTWLSDTDVFQSRSDAGRWATFRDVCVRQFGFDADADGTQAAADALLHGGGKWDEVWQRFCDAPKLYPGVSSALRQARPRDLLGLADHSRRPGLNEEMEDKLCKALEAVLSMPHAQACDKVVALDKEHRERRGWVWAQLGESPYAVALEPLGRLAAAAKTTLGGVTVEAMAADYATSGWHCDRAAMEALAATKPGATNGLITKVARALYEPWLDRSARRFQELMSAPSVDPAKLVSPVKSERDTCVLFADGLRFDVGAILHERLEAQGFRVRMSHRIAPIPTVTATAKPVASPAHPVCKGKTDADDFSPAIASTGQVANASRLRDAMARADVEVLSADQSAMATGSEGGGWTEAGKLDALGHSLDALLVRQIDPEVDALVERIAGLLGAGWSRVRVVTDHGWLLLPGGLPKVALSPHLVATKWARCAAVKGGSTPELPTYPWYWNPILRIASPPGIGAFVANTEYAHGGVSLQECVIPDLVVEHGEQAPTASIVAVTWRGMRCRVAVSSNTQELMVDLRLNWKHSASSIVATTKELAANGEASLAVVDDKYEGAAASVVVYDSAGRILDNKPTTVGEDT